The following proteins are co-located in the Phragmites australis chromosome 10, lpPhrAust1.1, whole genome shotgun sequence genome:
- the LOC133930053 gene encoding pentatricopeptide repeat-containing protein At4g21065-like — translation MVVIEGGAVGWRRVQRLLGQTMLPSVLSKSTTPASPARLQRLLPSSLHTTTPLPPAAIGAPSAPPSGAPHLFSTRPSCDYYAATLRSCVAARAVRPGRQLHARLIVSGLSLDAALSTRLVDLYASCGHVSHARSLFDGMPKENVFLWNVLIRAYAREGPREAALQLYRAMLAHGGVEPDNFTYPPVLKACAALLDLGTGREVHQRVARTRWAADVFVRAGLVDMYAKCGCVDEARAVFDGTAVRDAVVWNSMITACGQNGRPMEALSLCRDMAAEGVGPTIATLVSAVSAAADAAALPRGRELHGYGWRRGFGLHDKLKTSLLDMYAKSGLVRMARVLFEQLMHRELVSWNAMICGYGMHGHADKALGLLSKMRSEAEVMPDNITFVGVLSACNHGGMVEEAKEFFDLMVNVYSIKPTVQHYTCLVDVLGHSGRFKEAYDLIKGMSVEPDSGIWGALLNGCKIHKNVELGELALQKLIEMEPEDAGNYVLLSNIYAQSGKWEEAATVRKLMTNRGLKKITACSWIELKGKSHGFLVGDASHPRSGEIYAELERLEGLMSQAGYVPDTRPVFHNVEDDEKRNMVRSHSERLAIAFGLISTPPGTKLLVTKNLRVCEDCHVVIKLISQIVQREIIIRDVNRYHHFVNGECSCKDHW, via the coding sequence aTGGTTGTTATTGAAGGGGGAGCTGTTGGGTGGAGGAGAGTGCAGCGTTTGCTCGGCCAGACGATGCTCCCCTCCGTCCTCTCAAAATCAACAACCCCGGCGTCTCCAGCCCGCCTCCAACGCCTACTCCCCTCTTCGCTGCACACGACCACCCCTCTCCCGCCCGCCGCCATCGGAGCACCGTCTGCACCTCCAAGCGGCGCCCCCCATCTCTTCTCCACGCGGCCTTCGTGCGACTACTACGCCGCCACCCTCCGATCCTGCGTCGCTGCCCGAGCCGTCCGGCCCGGCCGGCAGCTCCACGCCAGGCTCATCGTGTCCGGCCTCAGCCTCGACGCGGCCCTATCCACCAGGCTCGTGGACCTCTACGCGTCCTGCGGCCATGTGTCACACGCGCGCAGCCTGTTCGACGGAATGCCCAAGGAGAACGTGTTCCTGTGGAACGTGCTCATCCGGGCGTACGCGCGAGAGGGGCCCCGCGAGGCGGCCCTCCAGCTGTACCGCGCGATGCTGGCCCACGGCGGCGTGGAGCCGGACAACTTCACGTACCCGCCGGTGCTCAAGGCGTGCGCCGCGCTCCTGGACCTGGGCACCGGGCGGGAGGTGCACCAGCGCGTCGCGCGCACGCGGTGGGCGGCGGACGTGTTCGTGCGCGCGGGGCTCGTCGACATGTACGCCAAGTGCGGGTGTGTTGACGAGGCTCGGGCCGTGTTCGATGGGACCGCGGTGAGAGACGCTGTGGTGTGGAACTCAATGATCACCGCGTGTGGGCAGAACGGGCGACCCATGGAGGCGCTCTCTCTGTGCCGTGACATGGCAGCTGAAGGTGTTGGGCCGACGATCGCTACGCTGGTGAGCGCGGTTTCAGCTGCAGCTGATGCGGCTGCCCTGCCTAGAGGGAGGGAGCTGCATGGGTATGGCTGGAGGAGAGGGTTCGGGTTACATGACAAGCTGAAAACGTCCCTTCTTGACATGTATGCCAAGAGCGGTTTGGTTAGGATGGCTCGTGTTCTCTTTGAGCAACTCATGCATAGGGAACTTGTTTCTTGGAATGCCATGATCTGCGGATACGGGATGCATGGCCACGCCGACAAAGCGCTTGGACTGCTTAGCAAAATGAGGAGTGAGGCTGAAGTGATGCCTGATAATATCACTTTTGTTGGGGTCCTATCTGCTTGTAACCATGGAGGGATGGTagaagaagcaaaagaattCTTCGATTTGATGGTGAATGTGTATTCCATTAAGCCAACAGTGCAGCATTACACTTGCCTTGTAGATGTTCTTGGTCACTCTGGTAGGTTCAAAGAAGCTTATGATCTTATTAAAGGGATGTCAGTAGAACCAGATTCAGGGATATGGGGTGCACTGCTTAATGGTTGTAAGATCCACAAAAATGTTGAACTAGGTGAATTAGCCTTGCAGAAGTTGATTGAGATGGAGCCTGAAGATGCTGGTAATTATGTGCTTCTATCAAATATCTATGCTCAGTCTGGGAAATGGGAAGAAGCTGCAACGGTGAGGAAGCTGATGACCAATAGAGGCCTGAAAAAGATTACTGCTTGCAGCTGGATCGAATTGAAAGGGAAATCTCATGGGTTTCTTGTTGGGGATGCTTCTCATCCTAGATCGGGTGAAATATATGCAGAGTTGGAGAGATTGGAAGGTCTGATGAGTCAAGCGGGCTATGTGCCTGACACCAGGCCAGTTTTCCACAATGtggaagatgatgaaaagagGAACATGGTAAGGAGTCACAGTGAGAGGCTGGCCATTGCATTTGGGCTCATTAGTACACCTCCTGGGACAAAGCTTCTCGTGACAAAAAATCTTCGTGTTTGTGAGGACTGTCATGTTGTCATCAAGTTGATTTCACAGATTGTGCAGCGTGAAATCATCATAAGAGATGTTAACCGCTACCATCATTTTGTAAATGGTGAATGCTCCTGCAAAGATCATTGGTAA